A stretch of Mesoplodon densirostris isolate mMesDen1 chromosome 7, mMesDen1 primary haplotype, whole genome shotgun sequence DNA encodes these proteins:
- the PGGHG gene encoding protein-glucosylgalactosylhydroxylysine glucosidase isoform X3, with translation MEDAGKDATRFTAHSLPSDPRLLATVTNAYLGTRVYHETLHVSGVYNGAWGDTHRAILPSPLNVQLEAPAGSGEQLTKTFVLDTNTGSFLHTLEGPSFRASQRIYAHRTLPHVLAFSVSITRLATGSWPITVLLQSAFSPESPDLDLHLGPDFQGARYLYGHTLTPEQPGGAQQEVHMLWTPVPPALTLGEGEEDGTWEFLTVVGGSQAEAQACLADALQLQARRTLYMAHAQAWAQLWAGCGLDVEGPLRLRQALRGALYYLLSALPQPGAPGYICHGLSPGGLSNGSREECYWGHVFWDQDLWMFPSILMFHPEAARALLQYRIRTLGGALYNAQNLGYQGAKFAWESAGSGLEVCPEAIYGTQEIHINGAVVQAFWLYYHTTQDLQLFREAGGWDVVSAVAEFWCSRVEWSPGDEKFHLKGVMPPDEYHSGVNNSVYTNVLVQNSLRFAAALAQDLGQPVPSQWLVVADKIKVPFDPKLNFHPEFDGYQPEHVCSGLDGAEGPRAGVGPPGEELRQHHGALQGVDRECRQVGCRELPDRHGGLPAGSALWGHGIQGSPECASLASPTRGASLTFPSPRAL, from the exons ATGGAGGATGCTGGCAAGGACGCCACCAGATTCACTGCCCATTCTCTGCCCAGTGACCCCCGGCTCTTGGCCACCGTGACCAATGCCTACTTGGGCACACGCGTGTATCATGAGACACTGCATGTGAGCGGCGTGTACAATGGGGCTTGGGGGGATACGCACCGGGCCATTCTGCCCAGTCCCCTCAATGTCCAGCTGGAGGCCCCTGCAGGATCAGGAGAGCAGCTGACCAAGACCTTTGTCCTGGACACTAACACAG gctcCTTTCTGCACACCCTGGAGGGCCCCAGCTTCCGGGCCTCCCAGCGCATCTATGCCCACCGCACGCTGCCTCACGTCCTGGCCTTCAGTGTGTCCATCACCCGCTTGGCCACAGGGAGCTGGCCCATCACTGTGTTGCTGCAGTCAGCCTTCTCCCCAGAAAGCCCGGACCTGGACCTGCATCTGGGTCCTGACTTCCAGGGAGCCCG GTACCTGTACGGCCACACACTCACCCCCGAGCAGCCTGGTGGGGCACAGCAGGAGGTGCACATGCTGTGGACGCCAGTGCCCCCCGCCTTGACccttggggaaggggaggaggatgggACATGGGAGTTCCTGACGGTGGTGGGTGGCAGCCAGGCTGAAGCCCAGGCCTGCCTCGCGGATGCCCTGCAGCTGCAGGCCAGGCGCACTCTCTACATGGCCCATGCACAGGCCTGGGCCCAGCTCTGGGCAGGCTGTGGCCTGGATGTGGAGGGGCCCCTGCGTCTGCGCCAGGCCCTGCGTGGAGCTCTCTACTACCTGCTCAGTGCCCTGCCCCAGCCCGGGGCCCCAGGATACATCTGCCACGGCCTCAGCCCAGGGGGCCTCTCCAACGGGAGCCGTGAGGAATGCTACTGGGGCCACGTCTTCTGGGACCAG GACCTCTGGATGTTCCCCAGTATCCTGATGTTCCACCCAGAGGCCGCCAGGGCTCTCCTGCAGTACCGCATCCGGACGCTCGGTGGCGCCCTGTACAACGCCCAGAACCTAGGCTACCAG GGAGCCAAGTTTGCCTGGGAGAGCGCGGGCTCCGGCCTGGAGGTCTGCCCTGAGGCTATTTATGGGACCCAGGAGATCCACATCAACGGGGCCGTGGTGCAGGCCTTCTGGCTGTACTACCACACCACCCAG GACTTGCAGCTCTTCcgagaggctgggggctgggatgtGGTCAGTGCCGTGGCTGAGTTTTGGTGCAGCCGCGTCGAGTGGAGCCCTGGGGATGAGAAGTTCCACCTGAAGG GAGTCATGCCCCCTGACGAATACCATTCAGGGGTCAACAACTCCGTGTACACCAACGTCCTGGTCCAGAACAG CCTGCGCTTTGCTGCTGCCCTGGCCCAGGACCTGGGTCAGCCCGTCCCCAGCCAGTGGCTGGTGGTGGCTGATAAGATCAAGGTGCCCTTTGACCCGAAACTGAACTTCCACCCTGAGTTTGACGGGTACCAGCCTG AGCATGTTTGCAGTGGGTTGGATGGAGCTGAAGGACCCCGGGCGGGCGTGGGACCTCCTGGAGAGGAGCTTCGCCAACATCACGGAGCCCTTCAAG GTGTGGACAGAGAATGCAGACAGGTCGGGTGCCGTGAACTTCCTGACAGGCATGGGGGGCTTCCTGCAGGCAGTGCTCTTTGGGGTCACGGGATTCAG GGGTCTCCGGAGTGTGCGTCTCTGGCATCTCCTACCAGGGGAGCAAGCTTGACTTTTCCTTCTCCGAGGGCTCTGTGA
- the IFITM5 gene encoding interferon-induced transmembrane protein 5 has protein sequence MDTSYPREDPRAPTPSKADGTAHTALTLGAPRPPPRDHLIWSVFSTLYLNLCCLGFLALAYSIKARDQKVTGDLEAARRLGSKAKRYNILAMVWALVPPLLLLALVVTGALHLSRLAQGSAAFFSTKFDDSDYD, from the exons ATGGACACGTCGTACCCCCGCGAGGACCCCCGGGCCCCGACGCCCAGCAAGGCCGACGGCACCGCCCACACGGCCCTCACGCTGGGGGCGCCGCGACCCCCACCTCGAGACCACTTGATCTGGTCGGTGTTCAGCACCCTCTACCTGAACCTGTGCTGCCTTGGCTTCCTGGCGCTGGCTTACTCCATCAAG GCCCGAGACCAGAAGGTGACTGGAGATCTGGAAGCAGCTCGGCGGCTCGGCTCCAAAGCCAAGCGCTACAACATCCTGGCCATGGTGTGGGCTCTGGTGCCACCTCTGCTGCTCCTGGCGCTGGTGGTGACTGGCGCCCTGCACCTGTCCCGGCTGGCCCAGGGCTCCGCTGCCTTCTTCAGCACCAAGTTCGACGACTCAGACTATGACTGA
- the PGGHG gene encoding protein-glucosylgalactosylhydroxylysine glucosidase isoform X1, which produces MEDAGKDATRFTAHSLPSDPRLLATVTNAYLGTRVYHETLHVSGVYNGAWGDTHRAILPSPLNVQLEAPAGSGEQLTKTFVLDTNTGSFLHTLEGPSFRASQRIYAHRTLPHVLAFSVSITRLATGSWPITVLLQSAFSPESPDLDLHLGPDFQGARYLYGHTLTPEQPGGAQQEVHMLWTPVPPALTLGEGEEDGTWEFLTVVGGSQAEAQACLADALQLQARRTLYMAHAQAWAQLWAGCGLDVEGPLRLRQALRGALYYLLSALPQPGAPGYICHGLSPGGLSNGSREECYWGHVFWDQDLWMFPSILMFHPEAARALLQYRIRTLGGALYNAQNLGYQGAKFAWESAGSGLEVCPEAIYGTQEIHINGAVVQAFWLYYHTTQDLQLFREAGGWDVVSAVAEFWCSRVEWSPGDEKFHLKGVMPPDEYHSGVNNSVYTNVLVQNSLRFAAALAQDLGQPVPSQWLVVADKIKVPFDPKLNFHPEFDGYQPGEWTWSSFRALVPSHRTSFPPWMPPFQQSGPRAPHLTPSAAPPPSPPGEEVKQADVVLLGYPVPFPLSPQVRRQNLEMYEAVTSPQGPAMTWSMFAVGWMELKDPGRAWDLLERSFANITEPFKVWTENADRSGAVNFLTGMGGFLQAVLFGVTGFRITEAGLTFDPMCPAGVSGVCVSGISYQGSKLDFSFSEGSVTVEVTARAGPWAPLLEAELWPSQNRLPLSPGHKVSFPCSAGRIQRSHL; this is translated from the exons ATGGAGGATGCTGGCAAGGACGCCACCAGATTCACTGCCCATTCTCTGCCCAGTGACCCCCGGCTCTTGGCCACCGTGACCAATGCCTACTTGGGCACACGCGTGTATCATGAGACACTGCATGTGAGCGGCGTGTACAATGGGGCTTGGGGGGATACGCACCGGGCCATTCTGCCCAGTCCCCTCAATGTCCAGCTGGAGGCCCCTGCAGGATCAGGAGAGCAGCTGACCAAGACCTTTGTCCTGGACACTAACACAG gctcCTTTCTGCACACCCTGGAGGGCCCCAGCTTCCGGGCCTCCCAGCGCATCTATGCCCACCGCACGCTGCCTCACGTCCTGGCCTTCAGTGTGTCCATCACCCGCTTGGCCACAGGGAGCTGGCCCATCACTGTGTTGCTGCAGTCAGCCTTCTCCCCAGAAAGCCCGGACCTGGACCTGCATCTGGGTCCTGACTTCCAGGGAGCCCG GTACCTGTACGGCCACACACTCACCCCCGAGCAGCCTGGTGGGGCACAGCAGGAGGTGCACATGCTGTGGACGCCAGTGCCCCCCGCCTTGACccttggggaaggggaggaggatgggACATGGGAGTTCCTGACGGTGGTGGGTGGCAGCCAGGCTGAAGCCCAGGCCTGCCTCGCGGATGCCCTGCAGCTGCAGGCCAGGCGCACTCTCTACATGGCCCATGCACAGGCCTGGGCCCAGCTCTGGGCAGGCTGTGGCCTGGATGTGGAGGGGCCCCTGCGTCTGCGCCAGGCCCTGCGTGGAGCTCTCTACTACCTGCTCAGTGCCCTGCCCCAGCCCGGGGCCCCAGGATACATCTGCCACGGCCTCAGCCCAGGGGGCCTCTCCAACGGGAGCCGTGAGGAATGCTACTGGGGCCACGTCTTCTGGGACCAG GACCTCTGGATGTTCCCCAGTATCCTGATGTTCCACCCAGAGGCCGCCAGGGCTCTCCTGCAGTACCGCATCCGGACGCTCGGTGGCGCCCTGTACAACGCCCAGAACCTAGGCTACCAG GGAGCCAAGTTTGCCTGGGAGAGCGCGGGCTCCGGCCTGGAGGTCTGCCCTGAGGCTATTTATGGGACCCAGGAGATCCACATCAACGGGGCCGTGGTGCAGGCCTTCTGGCTGTACTACCACACCACCCAG GACTTGCAGCTCTTCcgagaggctgggggctgggatgtGGTCAGTGCCGTGGCTGAGTTTTGGTGCAGCCGCGTCGAGTGGAGCCCTGGGGATGAGAAGTTCCACCTGAAGG GAGTCATGCCCCCTGACGAATACCATTCAGGGGTCAACAACTCCGTGTACACCAACGTCCTGGTCCAGAACAG CCTGCGCTTTGCTGCTGCCCTGGCCCAGGACCTGGGTCAGCCCGTCCCCAGCCAGTGGCTGGTGGTGGCTGATAAGATCAAGGTGCCCTTTGACCCGAAACTGAACTTCCACCCTGAGTTTGACGGGTACCAGCCTGGTGAGTGGACTTGGAGCTCCTTCAGGGCCCTTGTCCCCTCCCACAGGACCTCGTTTCCGCCCTGGATGCCCCCTTTCCAACAGAGCGGTCCCCGCGCTCCCCACCTTACCCCATCAGCagcacctcccccctcccccccaggagAGGAGGTGAAGCAGGCAGATGTTGTGCTCCTGGGGTACCCCGTCCCCTTCCCCCTGAGTCCTCAAGTTCGCAGGCAAAACCTGGAGATGTATGAGGCTGTGACGTCCCCCCAGGGCCCTGCCATGACCTGG AGCATGTTTGCAGTGGGTTGGATGGAGCTGAAGGACCCCGGGCGGGCGTGGGACCTCCTGGAGAGGAGCTTCGCCAACATCACGGAGCCCTTCAAG GTGTGGACAGAGAATGCAGACAGGTCGGGTGCCGTGAACTTCCTGACAGGCATGGGGGGCTTCCTGCAGGCAGTGCTCTTTGGGGTCACGGGATTCAG GATCACTGAGGCCGGTTTGACCTTCGACCCCATGTGTCCAGCAGGGGTCTCCGGAGTGTGCGTCTCTGGCATCTCCTACCAGGGGAGCAAGCTTGACTTTTCCTTCTCCGAGGGCTCTGTGACAGTTGAGGTCACTGCCCGAGCAGGGCCCTGGGCCCCCCTGCTGGAGGCTGAGCTGTGGCCATCACAGAATCGGCTCCCCCTGTCCCCAG GGCACAAGGTCTCCTTTCCCTGCTCAGCTGGCCGGATACAAAGGTCACACCTGTAG
- the PGGHG gene encoding protein-glucosylgalactosylhydroxylysine glucosidase isoform X2 has product MEDAGKDATRFTAHSLPSDPRLLATVTNAYLGTRVYHETLHVSGVYNGAWGDTHRAILPSPLNVQLEAPAGSGEQLTKTFVLDTNTGSFLHTLEGPSFRASQRIYAHRTLPHVLAFSVSITRLATGSWPITVLLQSAFSPESPDLDLHLGPDFQGARYLYGHTLTPEQPGGAQQEVHMLWTPVPPALTLGEGEEDGTWEFLTVVGGSQAEAQACLADALQLQARRTLYMAHAQAWAQLWAGCGLDVEGPLRLRQALRGALYYLLSALPQPGAPGYICHGLSPGGLSNGSREECYWGHVFWDQDLWMFPSILMFHPEAARALLQYRIRTLGGALYNAQNLGYQGAKFAWESAGSGLEVCPEAIYGTQEIHINGAVVQAFWLYYHTTQDLQLFREAGGWDVVSAVAEFWCSRVEWSPGDEKFHLKGVMPPDEYHSGVNNSVYTNVLVQNSLRFAAALAQDLGQPVPSQWLVVADKIKVPFDPKLNFHPEFDGYQPGEWTWSSFRALVPSHRTSFPPWMPPFQQSGPRAPHLTPSAAPPPSPPGEEVKQADVVLLGYPVPFPLSPQVRRQNLEMYEAVTSPQGPAMTWSMFAVGWMELKDPGRAWDLLERSFANITEPFKVWTENADRSGAVNFLTGMGGFLQAVLFGVTGFRGLRSVRLWHLLPGEQA; this is encoded by the exons ATGGAGGATGCTGGCAAGGACGCCACCAGATTCACTGCCCATTCTCTGCCCAGTGACCCCCGGCTCTTGGCCACCGTGACCAATGCCTACTTGGGCACACGCGTGTATCATGAGACACTGCATGTGAGCGGCGTGTACAATGGGGCTTGGGGGGATACGCACCGGGCCATTCTGCCCAGTCCCCTCAATGTCCAGCTGGAGGCCCCTGCAGGATCAGGAGAGCAGCTGACCAAGACCTTTGTCCTGGACACTAACACAG gctcCTTTCTGCACACCCTGGAGGGCCCCAGCTTCCGGGCCTCCCAGCGCATCTATGCCCACCGCACGCTGCCTCACGTCCTGGCCTTCAGTGTGTCCATCACCCGCTTGGCCACAGGGAGCTGGCCCATCACTGTGTTGCTGCAGTCAGCCTTCTCCCCAGAAAGCCCGGACCTGGACCTGCATCTGGGTCCTGACTTCCAGGGAGCCCG GTACCTGTACGGCCACACACTCACCCCCGAGCAGCCTGGTGGGGCACAGCAGGAGGTGCACATGCTGTGGACGCCAGTGCCCCCCGCCTTGACccttggggaaggggaggaggatgggACATGGGAGTTCCTGACGGTGGTGGGTGGCAGCCAGGCTGAAGCCCAGGCCTGCCTCGCGGATGCCCTGCAGCTGCAGGCCAGGCGCACTCTCTACATGGCCCATGCACAGGCCTGGGCCCAGCTCTGGGCAGGCTGTGGCCTGGATGTGGAGGGGCCCCTGCGTCTGCGCCAGGCCCTGCGTGGAGCTCTCTACTACCTGCTCAGTGCCCTGCCCCAGCCCGGGGCCCCAGGATACATCTGCCACGGCCTCAGCCCAGGGGGCCTCTCCAACGGGAGCCGTGAGGAATGCTACTGGGGCCACGTCTTCTGGGACCAG GACCTCTGGATGTTCCCCAGTATCCTGATGTTCCACCCAGAGGCCGCCAGGGCTCTCCTGCAGTACCGCATCCGGACGCTCGGTGGCGCCCTGTACAACGCCCAGAACCTAGGCTACCAG GGAGCCAAGTTTGCCTGGGAGAGCGCGGGCTCCGGCCTGGAGGTCTGCCCTGAGGCTATTTATGGGACCCAGGAGATCCACATCAACGGGGCCGTGGTGCAGGCCTTCTGGCTGTACTACCACACCACCCAG GACTTGCAGCTCTTCcgagaggctgggggctgggatgtGGTCAGTGCCGTGGCTGAGTTTTGGTGCAGCCGCGTCGAGTGGAGCCCTGGGGATGAGAAGTTCCACCTGAAGG GAGTCATGCCCCCTGACGAATACCATTCAGGGGTCAACAACTCCGTGTACACCAACGTCCTGGTCCAGAACAG CCTGCGCTTTGCTGCTGCCCTGGCCCAGGACCTGGGTCAGCCCGTCCCCAGCCAGTGGCTGGTGGTGGCTGATAAGATCAAGGTGCCCTTTGACCCGAAACTGAACTTCCACCCTGAGTTTGACGGGTACCAGCCTGGTGAGTGGACTTGGAGCTCCTTCAGGGCCCTTGTCCCCTCCCACAGGACCTCGTTTCCGCCCTGGATGCCCCCTTTCCAACAGAGCGGTCCCCGCGCTCCCCACCTTACCCCATCAGCagcacctcccccctcccccccaggagAGGAGGTGAAGCAGGCAGATGTTGTGCTCCTGGGGTACCCCGTCCCCTTCCCCCTGAGTCCTCAAGTTCGCAGGCAAAACCTGGAGATGTATGAGGCTGTGACGTCCCCCCAGGGCCCTGCCATGACCTGG AGCATGTTTGCAGTGGGTTGGATGGAGCTGAAGGACCCCGGGCGGGCGTGGGACCTCCTGGAGAGGAGCTTCGCCAACATCACGGAGCCCTTCAAG GTGTGGACAGAGAATGCAGACAGGTCGGGTGCCGTGAACTTCCTGACAGGCATGGGGGGCTTCCTGCAGGCAGTGCTCTTTGGGGTCACGGGATTCAG GGGTCTCCGGAGTGTGCGTCTCTGGCATCTCCTACCAGGGGAGCAAGCTTGA
- the PGGHG gene encoding protein-glucosylgalactosylhydroxylysine glucosidase isoform X4: MEDAGKDATRFTAHSLPSDPRLLATVTNAYLGTRVYHETLHVSGVYNGAWGDTHRAILPSPLNVQLEAPAGSGEQLTKTFVLDTNTGSFLHTLEGPSFRASQRIYAHRTLPHVLAFSVSITRLATGSWPITVLLQSAFSPESPDLDLHLGPDFQGARYLYGHTLTPEQPGGAQQEVHMLWTPVPPALTLGEGEEDGTWEFLTVVGGSQAEAQACLADALQLQARRTLYMAHAQAWAQLWAGCGLDVEGPLRLRQALRGALYYLLSALPQPGAPGYICHGLSPGGLSNGSREECYWGHVFWDQDLWMFPSILMFHPEAARALLQYRIRTLGGALYNAQNLGYQGAKFAWESAGSGLEVCPEAIYGTQEIHINGAVVQAFWLYYHTTQDLQLFREAGGWDVVSAVAEFWCSRVEWSPGDEKFHLKGVMPPDEYHSGVNNSVYTNVLVQNSLRFAAALAQDLGQPVPSQWLVVADKIKVPFDPKLNFHPEFDGYQPEHVCSGLDGAEGPRAGVGPPGEELRQHHGALQGVDRECRQVGCRELPDRHGGLPAGSALWGHGIQDH, from the exons ATGGAGGATGCTGGCAAGGACGCCACCAGATTCACTGCCCATTCTCTGCCCAGTGACCCCCGGCTCTTGGCCACCGTGACCAATGCCTACTTGGGCACACGCGTGTATCATGAGACACTGCATGTGAGCGGCGTGTACAATGGGGCTTGGGGGGATACGCACCGGGCCATTCTGCCCAGTCCCCTCAATGTCCAGCTGGAGGCCCCTGCAGGATCAGGAGAGCAGCTGACCAAGACCTTTGTCCTGGACACTAACACAG gctcCTTTCTGCACACCCTGGAGGGCCCCAGCTTCCGGGCCTCCCAGCGCATCTATGCCCACCGCACGCTGCCTCACGTCCTGGCCTTCAGTGTGTCCATCACCCGCTTGGCCACAGGGAGCTGGCCCATCACTGTGTTGCTGCAGTCAGCCTTCTCCCCAGAAAGCCCGGACCTGGACCTGCATCTGGGTCCTGACTTCCAGGGAGCCCG GTACCTGTACGGCCACACACTCACCCCCGAGCAGCCTGGTGGGGCACAGCAGGAGGTGCACATGCTGTGGACGCCAGTGCCCCCCGCCTTGACccttggggaaggggaggaggatgggACATGGGAGTTCCTGACGGTGGTGGGTGGCAGCCAGGCTGAAGCCCAGGCCTGCCTCGCGGATGCCCTGCAGCTGCAGGCCAGGCGCACTCTCTACATGGCCCATGCACAGGCCTGGGCCCAGCTCTGGGCAGGCTGTGGCCTGGATGTGGAGGGGCCCCTGCGTCTGCGCCAGGCCCTGCGTGGAGCTCTCTACTACCTGCTCAGTGCCCTGCCCCAGCCCGGGGCCCCAGGATACATCTGCCACGGCCTCAGCCCAGGGGGCCTCTCCAACGGGAGCCGTGAGGAATGCTACTGGGGCCACGTCTTCTGGGACCAG GACCTCTGGATGTTCCCCAGTATCCTGATGTTCCACCCAGAGGCCGCCAGGGCTCTCCTGCAGTACCGCATCCGGACGCTCGGTGGCGCCCTGTACAACGCCCAGAACCTAGGCTACCAG GGAGCCAAGTTTGCCTGGGAGAGCGCGGGCTCCGGCCTGGAGGTCTGCCCTGAGGCTATTTATGGGACCCAGGAGATCCACATCAACGGGGCCGTGGTGCAGGCCTTCTGGCTGTACTACCACACCACCCAG GACTTGCAGCTCTTCcgagaggctgggggctgggatgtGGTCAGTGCCGTGGCTGAGTTTTGGTGCAGCCGCGTCGAGTGGAGCCCTGGGGATGAGAAGTTCCACCTGAAGG GAGTCATGCCCCCTGACGAATACCATTCAGGGGTCAACAACTCCGTGTACACCAACGTCCTGGTCCAGAACAG CCTGCGCTTTGCTGCTGCCCTGGCCCAGGACCTGGGTCAGCCCGTCCCCAGCCAGTGGCTGGTGGTGGCTGATAAGATCAAGGTGCCCTTTGACCCGAAACTGAACTTCCACCCTGAGTTTGACGGGTACCAGCCTG AGCATGTTTGCAGTGGGTTGGATGGAGCTGAAGGACCCCGGGCGGGCGTGGGACCTCCTGGAGAGGAGCTTCGCCAACATCACGGAGCCCTTCAAG GTGTGGACAGAGAATGCAGACAGGTCGGGTGCCGTGAACTTCCTGACAGGCATGGGGGGCTTCCTGCAGGCAGTGCTCTTTGGGGTCACGGGATTCAG GATCACTGA